The following DNA comes from Bacteroidetes bacterium SB0662_bin_6.
CAGCGCGTTCTGGTCGCGGCTAACCGATATGATCCGCCTCGGGCCGGGTCTCGGCGGCACGGCGGCGTACTCCAACCTGGGTGCTGTGCGCATTGCAGGTGTGGAGGCCGAGGTGCAAGGCGATGTGACGAACTGGCTCTTTGCCCGCGCCTATGGGACGTACCAGGACGCTCGCGATGTGTTAGCTACAACACCCGGAACCTCGGTCCCGAACCCTACCCATGGCCTTCGAATCCCCAACTTGCCCTATCTCTATGGGGGCCTTTCCGCCGAGGTTTATCGCAACGATTTCTTTAGCAAAGGATCCCGCGCCAAGGTGTTCTATGAAAGCCTTTTCACCGAAGAGTATTTCTTTGCCTTCGAAGTCAGTCGGCGTCAGGAGCGGCGCATTCCCCGTGCGTTTACGCATAACGTCGGCGTCGAGGTTGCCTGGTTGAAGCAAGGCTTTACAATTTCCGCCGAGGTTCAAAATCTAACGGATGCAAACATCTTAAACCTTTTCAATCAACCCCTGCCGGGCCGTGCTTTACGGCTCAAGCTTCGGTATACCCTCATCGGCAATCGCTGACGAGACCTCTTTCTACCCTACTCACTATCCTTCTTACCCCTGCCATGTTACGACTCCTTCCGCTTGTGCTCATTGCCTTGACGCCCCTTGTTGGTTGCGACAGCGATGCTAACGAACCTGATCCCGTTCCAACCCCCAGGCTTATCATTGCCAACGGTGTCCCCGATCAGTCCGGTCAGGATGGATCGACGTTTATCCAGGCTATCAGCTTGCAGACGCCGAACGTTACCAACGCGAATGCCGTAGAGCAAACCTTCTTTGCCTACACCCATATTCGAGGACGTGAGGTCATCGTGACCCAGAACATACAGGGCGATGTAGCGACGCGGTATGTCGTCGGAGAGGACGGCCTCCTCAATGAAGCCGGCCAGTTGACGCTGCCAGCGGGTGGGTTTGGCTCAAATGTCGTTTGGATGAGCGATACGCGGGCGTTTGTAAGCCTCGTCTTTGCCGGACAAATCATTGAATTTAACCCGCAGACGATGACGCAGACCGCCGTCATCGACCTGACTGCGCTCGGGATTGCACGCAACCCTGTGAATCCCGACGACACGAATCCCGAGCCTGCGGTTATGCTCCTGCGCAATGGCAAGCTGTACGTTGGGTTACAGCAGTTTTTTGCCCCCTTTGCCAACGCTGATGGTGTAGACATTGCCGTTTTTGATGCCAATACGCTTGCTTTTGAACGAGTAATCTCAACCGAGAGCTCCGCTGGACCGGGTCGTTATGGCTACAACCAGTCTATGTTTGTCGATGAGGCCGGGGATATCTATGTGTACTGCACGGCCTCCTTTGGCTTTGTGCCGGGCCAAAAGAGCGGATTTCTGCGCATTCGCAACGGAGCCGCCGAATTCGACTCCACCTATTTCCTCGATGTGTCGGCACTGAATGTGCCCGTCGATGGAGGACAGATCGGGACAGTGGGAGGCAACGTGGTGTACCACAACGGATTCGCCTATGGGGCTGCCGAGATTCCGGCTGGGCGCTCGAACCCGCCCGACTATGTGCGCGATTTTAACTGGCAGCCCGTTCGTTTCAACCTATCTGCGGGAACCGTCGAAGTACTTCCGCTACCGCCGGGCAACGGACTCTCAATAGGGATAGAATTGCTCGATGGGCAGATTTTATTTGGGATTGGTACGCCAACGGCTACGGGGTTATTCCGCTATGATCCGGCCACCCAACAGGCCACGTCTGAACCCATTGTCACGACCTCTGGGGTACCACAGGCGGTCCTGCGCCTGGATAATTAAAATCGTTGTCGACCTCGGCGAGGACGCGCTGGGCGAATACCCCGAGACAAGCCTGATGGCCCTCGGCTCGGTCGTCCTCGTGCTTGGTCACATCTTGAACCTGCGATTTTGGAGGACATGCCTATGACCGCCTTCCTTGAACAGCCCATTCCCGCCACCGTTGTTACCGACTGCGATGATCTAGCCCCAACGCTCCTTCCCGGCACCGACCACGATGTGCTTGCCGGATTTCTTGATCCTGCGGCCCGCGACCGGATCGCCTTCATGCCCTCAATTAGGTGATTGATGTGGGAATGGTAACTCATGTATTTAAGTGGGAGCTCGCCAGATACGTACGTAGTGGTCAATCTCTTGCATTCGTCTTCAACGACGCCCGCTACTTCGTCAACGATACCACCCGGCGTACTGATCCGGAACGCTTCTCCACGCAGCAACAGGCCATCGTCAAGGTGACCTATTTGCGGCAGTTATGATTCCACACCCTCATCCTTGAAACCGCCAATGCGACCCATAAACTTGATCCTTTTCGGTGGTCTGGTGCTCCTTGCAGGGGCCTGCCGGCCTACTATCGAACAGCCCGAGACGAACAGCACTACGGCCGCTGCCTTCGAGCCGGGCACGGACTACTTCCCCGACAAAGCCGAAATCCAATATGCCGAGCACTTCTCCGTAACGTATCACGGGCACTACAAGGTAGTGCGGACGCACGCCGAGGTTCGACCCTGGCGAAGTGACACCGCGCCCGAGCCCCACGAAGACGTGATGGTGCTGGTACAACGCGGCACGCCGCCCCCTCCACGTACGGGCGATCTCGAAGACGCCACCGTGCTGACCATTCCGGTCACCACCATTGCCGTCAACAACGACGGCACCCTTGCTTTCGTGCAAGCCCTGAAGCGCTCGGACGCAGTGTTGGCTGTCGGTGGCTTGCACACCTACGACGACACGCTCCGTCAGCGTGTTGAGGCGGGCGAAATCGGCCAGATAGGCTATAGCTGGCGTAGCGAACCCGACTTAGAAGTGCTCCTGGACCGGCAGCCGGATATTGCGTTTTTGACCGTGGATACCCCTTACAATGTGAAGGCGCTTGGCCGGGCACGTGAACTGGGCCTCCCAGCGGCTGCGATGTTCGAGTGGGCCGAGGCGCACTATCTGGGTCGCACTGAATGGATTAAGTATCTGGCTCTTTTCGTAAACGCCGAACGTGACGCCAACACTATGTTCGAGTCGGTCGCCAGTCGGGTCGCTGACCTGAAAGCGCTGGCAGCCTCCGCACCGCATTCCCCGATGGTACTCTGGGGCTACTACGGCGGCAACGGACGCTGGTGGATGCATCGGAATAATCTGGAAGCCCGCTTCCTGCATGACGCCAATGCCTTCAACCCCTACGAGAATTTCGACGGTGACCATCACACTGAGGGGGAGCCCATTTCGAGCGAGCAACTCTTGGTCGCTGGCACCAAAGCCGACCATTGGATCATCGGCGATATCCACGCCGCCGAACTGCCGCCCGACACCTACATGAACAGGTTCACTGCATGGACGCAGGGTGCTCTTTACCACAACTACAAGCGAACCAAGTGGGAGTACAACGCCTACGACTGGTTCGAGACAGCCTTGGTACGGCCCGACTGGGTCCTCGCCGACCTCGTCACACTCCTGCACCCTGAGGTGTTGCGCCATCACGAGACCATATTCTTTGACCTCTACGAAAAGCCGTGAAACGCCGCCTATTGCCTGGGATGCTCTTCTTAGGGTTTGGGGGATGTCAACGAACGGCACCTGCTCCGGACCAGTCAACGGCATGGGAACGCCAGTCCTGGACGCCTTCTACCAATACCAACCTGACCATAACATCATGGCTTCTGCTATTGAATCCATGCCTCTTGCCGAAGTAGAAATCAGCCAGCGACGCGGAAAGCCGGCCTTGCCGGCCCAGCCCGTTGATCTTCGCGCCGCATTACGTCCATTGGCATTCACGGGTCTACTGGCTGGTGTCATTGGCCTGTTCTTATTGGAGCTAATGATTGGCTCCGTTGCCATCCCGCTTCGCGACATCCTAACGTTGCTGATCGGGGATGAGCCCAGCCAGGCTGCCTGGGCTACGATCCTATACGAATTGCGCCTGCCGCGTGCGATTACGGCTTGCGTAGGTGGGGCTGCCTTTGGGGCGGCGGGGCTCCAACTCCAAACGCTCTTCCGCAACCCTTTGGCCGGCCCGTGGGCGCTGGGAATCACGGCCGGGGCGCAATTGGGCGTAGCGCTGGTCGTCGTCACGGGTAGTGTGGTCGGTTCTGCCTTCTTGGAACAGGTTGCGTTCTTGAGCAACCTGGGCCTGGTGGCCGGAGCCGGGCTCGGGGCAGCGCTCGTACTTGCAGTGATTGCCTCCGTGTCCCGGCGCGTAAGCACCATCACCCTGCTGATTGTGGGATTGATGCTGGGCTTCCTGGCCAATGGGCTGGTGAGCGTCGTGTTGCACTTCACTAACGAGACGCAAGGCGCAGTGTTTGCATCCTGGAATGACGGCAGTTTCGCCGGCGTGCATTGGGATCACTTTCCGGTGTTGCTCCCGATGCTGCTTGTCGGTATTGTGGCTGCGCTCTTGCTGGTTAAGCCTCTTAACGCGCTACTGCTGGGCGAACACTAT
Coding sequences within:
- a CDS encoding ABC transporter substrate-binding protein, whose translation is MRPINLILFGGLVLLAGACRPTIEQPETNSTTAAAFEPGTDYFPDKAEIQYAEHFSVTYHGHYKVVRTHAEVRPWRSDTAPEPHEDVMVLVQRGTPPPPRTGDLEDATVLTIPVTTIAVNNDGTLAFVQALKRSDAVLAVGGLHTYDDTLRQRVEAGEIGQIGYSWRSEPDLEVLLDRQPDIAFLTVDTPYNVKALGRARELGLPAAAMFEWAEAHYLGRTEWIKYLALFVNAERDANTMFESVASRVADLKALAASAPHSPMVLWGYYGGNGRWWMHRNNLEARFLHDANAFNPYENFDGDHHTEGEPISSEQLLVAGTKADHWIIGDIHAAELPPDTYMNRFTAWTQGALYHNYKRTKWEYNAYDWFETALVRPDWVLADLVTLLHPEVLRHHETIFFDLYEKP
- a CDS encoding iron ABC transporter permease, whose amino-acid sequence is MPLAEVEISQRRGKPALPAQPVDLRAALRPLAFTGLLAGVIGLFLLELMIGSVAIPLRDILTLLIGDEPSQAAWATILYELRLPRAITACVGGAAFGAAGLQLQTLFRNPLAGPWALGITAGAQLGVALVVVTGSVVGSAFLEQVAFLSNLGLVAGAGLGAALVLAVIASVSRRVSTITLLIVGLMLGFLANGLVSVVLHFTNETQGAVFASWNDGSFAGVHWDHFPVLLPMLLVGIVAALLLVKPLNALLLGEHYAATLGLSVGQARMMALTSAVLLAAPVTAYCGPILFIGLIVPHLCRGLFNTSDHRILMPAVLLMGSVLALGADLFVHLPWERHFLHLNAVNALLGAPVVIWVILRNKHMRSFAV